Proteins co-encoded in one Mesorhizobium huakuii genomic window:
- a CDS encoding DUF1403 family protein, with protein sequence MISSSSCSDPTIGALDAVVRRQQRWAGAWRQRLALAAAAVTAKQVGRVEDESQLRDAVLLTRPGDFLSVGPAGLLLLAWRRLAARPAEELLTKRSLAAMLEEFGYARDDEAVSDLADELRRLSASTGMVGMLTGAFMAAERHGFGRALGAWLADALLAQRLGWAHAVPLLGAEKALGVGKGRPRRPATADQAAGAETEADLAKSLLAAQARAALRAIDLSAELERRAERLLVVAPKLRAKAADMVVERLLSDDALVASRGDKKTGMSDRGLRRLFDRLVELGAVRELSGRPTFRIYGL encoded by the coding sequence ATGATTTCGAGCAGCTCTTGTTCTGACCCCACCATTGGCGCGCTCGATGCGGTGGTCCGTCGGCAGCAGCGGTGGGCTGGCGCTTGGCGGCAGCGCCTGGCGCTTGCGGCGGCCGCGGTCACGGCAAAGCAGGTCGGTCGCGTCGAGGATGAAAGCCAATTGCGCGACGCCGTGCTGCTCACGCGACCGGGCGATTTTTTGTCCGTCGGGCCCGCCGGTCTTTTGCTGCTCGCCTGGCGCCGGCTGGCAGCCCGGCCCGCCGAGGAGCTTCTCACGAAGAGAAGTCTCGCCGCGATGTTGGAAGAGTTCGGTTACGCCCGCGACGACGAGGCAGTCAGCGATCTGGCGGATGAGCTTCGACGGCTTTCTGCCAGCACCGGAATGGTCGGCATGCTGACCGGCGCATTCATGGCCGCCGAACGCCACGGTTTCGGGCGCGCCCTTGGAGCCTGGCTCGCCGACGCCCTGCTGGCGCAGCGGCTGGGTTGGGCGCATGCGGTGCCTTTGCTGGGTGCGGAGAAGGCTTTGGGAGTGGGTAAGGGCCGGCCGCGTCGACCGGCGACTGCCGACCAGGCTGCGGGTGCCGAGACGGAAGCCGATTTGGCCAAAAGTCTGCTTGCCGCACAGGCGCGCGCCGCGTTGCGTGCAATTGATCTTTCCGCCGAGCTCGAGCGCCGCGCGGAGCGGCTGCTTGTGGTCGCTCCAAAACTCCGGGCCAAGGCGGCGGACATGGTCGTCGAAAGACTCCTGTCCGACGACGCGCTCGTGGCATCGCGCGGGGACAAAAAGACCGGGATGAGTGACCGCGGCCTGCGCCGCCTGTTCGACCGGCTGGTCGAGTTGGGCGCCGTGCGTGAACTGTCCGGCCGGCCAACCTTCCGCATCTACGGACTGTGA
- a CDS encoding IS1595 family transposase, whose protein sequence is MPEILAALSNIRTVEEMIAAFRDEQHSRRLLESMVWPDGRICPACGYKRSIALAGRDTGKRRARPGLYQCSSGDCRFQFTVTTHTPLHSTKLPMRVWLKAMWLLLQSDKGLSSVRLAEALGVSQPTAWRMGHALRLMVARENMLVGTVEIDHFHLGGSPRKRPDDPPPGRGRKGQANTDKTPVMAMVQRPTDVTPGAPSGDARAAVVTSLSARASERVTEAQIELGAHLMSDEWKAFMAIGESFTKHETVKHSSGEYVRDAVHVNSVEGFNSRVRRTIAGVFHHISPQHADLYFHEIGFRWSQRVVTGNVIRKTRHGRESVRTLWSRVPPALQLTNVFRTATGRQMRRSPHGGIIIKSAVAVFG, encoded by the coding sequence ATGCCTGAAATACTTGCAGCGCTTTCCAACATTCGGACTGTTGAAGAAATGATCGCGGCCTTCCGGGATGAGCAGCATTCCCGTCGGTTGCTGGAAAGCATGGTGTGGCCGGATGGCCGGATCTGCCCCGCCTGCGGATACAAACGTTCGATCGCGCTTGCCGGTCGCGATACCGGCAAGCGTCGCGCCCGACCGGGCCTTTATCAATGTTCCAGCGGCGATTGCCGGTTCCAGTTCACGGTGACGACACACACGCCTCTGCACTCCACGAAGCTTCCCATGCGTGTTTGGCTGAAGGCAATGTGGCTGTTACTGCAATCCGACAAGGGCTTGTCGTCGGTGCGCCTGGCCGAGGCGCTCGGGGTGAGCCAGCCAACGGCCTGGCGGATGGGACATGCACTGCGTCTCATGGTGGCGCGGGAAAACATGCTCGTCGGCACGGTTGAGATCGACCATTTCCATCTCGGGGGAAGTCCCCGAAAGCGGCCGGATGACCCACCTCCGGGACGGGGCCGGAAAGGCCAGGCGAATACGGACAAAACGCCAGTCATGGCCATGGTGCAGCGGCCGACCGACGTCACGCCTGGCGCTCCGTCCGGTGACGCGCGTGCCGCGGTCGTGACCAGTCTCTCGGCGCGAGCAAGCGAACGCGTCACTGAAGCGCAGATCGAATTGGGAGCTCATTTGATGAGCGACGAGTGGAAGGCATTCATGGCCATTGGTGAGAGCTTTACCAAGCACGAGACCGTGAAGCATTCCAGCGGTGAGTATGTCCGGGACGCCGTCCACGTCAATTCGGTCGAAGGTTTCAACTCCCGCGTCCGCCGTACCATCGCCGGCGTCTTTCATCATATCAGCCCGCAGCATGCCGACCTGTATTTCCACGAGATCGGCTTCCGATGGTCGCAGCGCGTCGTCACAGGAAACGTCATTCGCAAAACCCGGCATGGCCGGGAGAGCGTGCGAACCTTGTGGTCGCGCGTGCCGCCTGCGCTGCAATTGACGAATGTTTTTCGCACCGCCACGGGTCGTCAGATGCGCCGAAGCCCGCATGGCGGCATCATCATCAAATCAGCCGTAGCTGTCTTTGGTTGA
- a CDS encoding recombinase family protein, with protein MPRTFAYVRVSTTGQTTENQIQEIQAAGFHIEPRRIVTETISGSIAIARRRGFIRLMDKLEAGDVLIVTKLDRLGRDAIDVSTTVGKLEELGVRVHCLALGGVDLASSAGKMTMNVINAVAQFERDLLIERTQSGLKRARSEGKTLGRPARLNETRKHDVLQGLANGMSVSALARKFQTSRQTIMRVRDDSSRSVQP; from the coding sequence ATGCCACGCACCTTTGCCTACGTCCGTGTCTCCACGACCGGCCAAACGACTGAAAACCAGATCCAGGAAATCCAGGCCGCCGGGTTCCACATCGAGCCACGTCGCATCGTCACCGAAACTATTTCCGGCAGTATCGCCATTGCGCGGCGCCGGGGCTTCATCCGGCTCATGGATAAGCTCGAAGCCGGGGATGTGCTCATCGTGACGAAGCTCGACCGTCTTGGTCGGGACGCCATCGATGTGAGCACCACAGTAGGAAAACTGGAGGAATTGGGTGTCCGGGTTCACTGCCTCGCTCTGGGTGGTGTCGATCTCGCAAGCTCCGCTGGCAAAATGACCATGAACGTCATCAATGCCGTCGCACAGTTCGAACGTGATCTGCTTATCGAACGCACGCAGTCTGGCCTCAAACGGGCAAGATCAGAAGGAAAGACCCTTGGCCGACCAGCGCGGCTCAACGAAACGCGGAAGCATGATGTTCTTCAAGGGCTGGCCAACGGGATGAGCGTTTCAGCTCTCGCCAGAAAGTTCCAAACCAGCCGACAAACCATCATGCGCGTCAGAGACGACAGTTCACGTTCCGTTCAACCTTAG
- a CDS encoding Tn3 family transposase, translated as MARRKLLKIQDRQELFGVPTDEDSLIRHYTLSPVDRLEIEVRRRKHNQLGFAAQLCMMRYPGRTLMAAEIPPRAMLNYIAEQLDADPESFSSYARREPTRLEHVSHLLAYLGMRTAAAPDRRAALMSAIETAATTDKGSPIAKAIVTTMRERNVVLPTPDTIERIGLAARAIARRRAEAALISGFSPEQLQSLDDLLKVDPAIAQTRFYWLRSAPDAPGASNLVAMMERLSFIRTLDIDPRLQGRIHSGRWDQMIREGDVTPAWLAADFNASRRRATIVAQVIKLGHKLTDDAITMFIKLIGRLFSQANNRKKQRHAETRKETAKVLRLFLDTISALQAANDNDEDAIETINRHVGWHRLLQVKPALEAMVENGDPDPLLVAVEQYANVRKYAALFLRTFAFRSARRNDPLLAAIETLKSLYEDGRRSLPDRVPVAHLGATARKLIFSGSKPDRRLYEIATLAALRERLRSADVWVEGSRAFRPMDEHLMPRPAFSDLKETDQLGLGVQRDGAAWLAQMQQLLDFNLKRLAHRARNGKLEGVRLEAGTLLVTPLASEVPAAAEELNLELNDMYPLVEVPDLLREVHEWTGFADQFTHVRTGDMPQNIAAMLAGTLADATNLGPKRMAGASKGISAHQIGWMRMFHARTETYRAAQASVTDAHARHPHALLWGNGTTASSDGQFFRASDRAAGRGDINLHYGSEPGTKFYSHLSDQYGYFSILPISPTESEAAYVLDGLFDHDTFLDIDEHFTDTGGASDHVFALFALIGKRFAPRLRNLKDRKFHTFEKADIHPALADHIGVQINTALIMEYWDDLLHLAASIRTRAVAPSTILKKLAASPNPSQLAKALRELGRIERSLFMIEWYSSPALRRRCQAGLNKGEAAHKLKRAVFFHERGEIRDRSFESQAFRASGLNLVVSAIVHWNTVYLSRAVAHLRQNGRNIPDILLKHVSPLSWEHINLTGIYAWDAAPDLPEGFRPLRLPTKLLWAA; from the coding sequence ATGGCCCGGCGGAAGCTTCTCAAAATTCAGGATCGACAGGAGCTGTTCGGCGTGCCAACCGATGAAGACAGTTTGATCCGTCACTATACTCTGTCTCCGGTCGACCGGCTGGAGATCGAAGTGCGCAGGCGAAAACATAACCAACTCGGCTTTGCTGCCCAGCTTTGCATGATGCGATATCCGGGCAGGACGCTCATGGCGGCCGAAATACCGCCGCGGGCAATGCTCAACTATATCGCCGAGCAACTGGATGCCGATCCGGAAAGCTTTAGCTCCTATGCGAGGCGAGAGCCGACCCGACTGGAACACGTCTCGCACCTCCTCGCCTATCTTGGGATGAGAACCGCGGCAGCTCCGGACCGGCGAGCCGCCTTGATGTCCGCAATCGAAACGGCAGCGACAACCGACAAGGGGTCTCCTATTGCCAAGGCAATCGTCACCACCATGCGGGAACGCAATGTGGTGCTTCCCACGCCGGACACCATAGAGCGGATCGGGCTGGCGGCACGCGCCATAGCGCGACGGCGTGCGGAAGCGGCGTTGATCTCCGGCTTTTCCCCTGAGCAGCTTCAGAGCCTCGACGATTTGCTGAAGGTCGATCCTGCAATTGCACAGACGCGGTTCTATTGGCTACGATCGGCCCCGGACGCACCCGGCGCCAGCAACCTGGTCGCGATGATGGAAAGGCTCTCCTTCATTCGCACCCTTGATATCGATCCCCGCCTGCAGGGCCGTATCCATTCCGGACGCTGGGACCAGATGATCCGGGAGGGCGATGTCACGCCGGCTTGGCTTGCCGCTGATTTCAACGCCAGCCGTCGACGCGCGACGATCGTCGCCCAGGTTATCAAGCTCGGCCACAAGCTGACCGACGACGCGATCACCATGTTCATCAAGCTGATCGGCAGGCTCTTTTCCCAGGCCAACAATCGCAAGAAGCAGCGCCATGCCGAAACGCGCAAAGAGACGGCGAAGGTGCTCCGGCTGTTTCTCGATACGATTTCCGCCCTTCAGGCCGCCAACGACAACGATGAGGATGCGATCGAGACGATCAACCGGCACGTCGGCTGGCATCGTCTTTTGCAGGTAAAGCCCGCTCTCGAAGCCATGGTGGAAAATGGAGATCCTGATCCATTGCTTGTGGCGGTGGAGCAATACGCGAACGTCCGCAAATATGCGGCGCTGTTCCTACGGACCTTCGCTTTCCGCTCGGCTCGCCGGAACGATCCCCTGCTTGCGGCGATTGAGACCCTCAAATCCCTCTACGAAGATGGGCGGCGCAGCCTTCCAGATCGGGTTCCGGTTGCCCATCTCGGCGCGACGGCCCGCAAATTGATCTTCAGCGGATCAAAACCTGATCGTCGTCTCTACGAGATTGCCACGCTGGCGGCGTTGCGGGAGCGCCTTCGCTCAGCAGATGTCTGGGTCGAAGGCAGCAGGGCATTTCGCCCGATGGATGAGCATCTTATGCCGCGTCCGGCCTTCTCCGATCTCAAAGAAACCGACCAGCTCGGTCTCGGCGTACAGCGCGACGGGGCGGCATGGCTCGCGCAAATGCAGCAATTGCTCGACTTCAATCTGAAACGCCTCGCACACCGCGCCCGGAACGGCAAGCTTGAGGGTGTCCGTCTCGAGGCCGGAACCCTGCTGGTGACGCCGCTGGCCAGCGAGGTTCCCGCCGCAGCCGAGGAACTGAATCTTGAGCTGAACGACATGTACCCGCTCGTCGAGGTGCCAGATCTTCTCAGAGAGGTGCATGAGTGGACGGGCTTTGCCGACCAGTTCACCCATGTGCGAACGGGCGACATGCCGCAAAACATCGCTGCTATGCTCGCCGGCACCCTCGCGGACGCCACCAATCTCGGGCCGAAACGCATGGCGGGTGCATCGAAAGGGATCAGCGCCCATCAGATCGGCTGGATGCGCATGTTCCATGCCAGGACCGAAACTTATCGGGCGGCGCAGGCAAGCGTGACCGACGCCCATGCGCGTCATCCCCATGCTCTGCTCTGGGGCAATGGAACGACCGCGTCTTCCGACGGTCAATTCTTCCGGGCCAGTGATCGTGCTGCAGGGCGCGGCGACATCAATCTGCACTATGGCAGCGAGCCAGGCACCAAATTCTATAGCCATCTCTCCGATCAGTACGGCTACTTCAGCATCCTGCCGATCAGTCCGACCGAAAGCGAGGCGGCCTATGTTCTGGACGGGCTGTTCGATCATGACACCTTCCTCGACATCGATGAGCATTTTACGGACACAGGCGGCGCTAGCGACCATGTGTTTGCTCTCTTTGCCCTGATCGGCAAACGCTTTGCGCCCCGCCTGCGCAATCTCAAGGACCGAAAATTCCACACGTTCGAAAAAGCCGATATCCATCCGGCCCTCGCGGACCATATCGGCGTGCAGATCAATACCGCGCTCATCATGGAATATTGGGATGATCTGCTGCATCTGGCGGCGTCGATCCGCACGCGCGCCGTTGCACCCTCGACGATTCTCAAAAAGCTGGCAGCGTCACCGAATCCGAGTCAGTTGGCCAAAGCCCTGCGGGAACTCGGCCGTATCGAGCGATCCTTATTCATGATCGAGTGGTATTCCAGCCCGGCCCTGCGTCGGCGGTGCCAAGCCGGTCTCAACAAGGGCGAGGCCGCGCACAAACTCAAGCGTGCCGTCTTCTTCCATGAGCGCGGCGAAATCCGCGACCGATCGTTCGAGAGCCAGGCATTCCGCGCCTCCGGCCTTAATCTGGTCGTCAGTGCCATCGTCCATTGGAACACCGTCTACCTTAGCCGCGCCGTCGCCCATTTGCGGCAGAATGGTCGGAATATTCCCGATATCTTGCTCAAGCACGTCTCGCCGCTCAGTTGGGAGCACATCAATCTCACCGGCATTTACGCTTGGGACGCTGCGCCGGACCTCCCGGAAGGCTTCAGGCCGCTCC